The following are encoded together in the Hemicordylus capensis ecotype Gifberg chromosome 4, rHemCap1.1.pri, whole genome shotgun sequence genome:
- the SRSF11 gene encoding serine/arginine-rich splicing factor 11 isoform X2 — protein MASSSGTDVIQVTNVSPSASSEQMRTLFGFLGKIEELRLFPPDDSPLPVSSRVCFVKFQEPDSAVVAQHLTNTVFVDRALIVVPYAEGVIPDETKALSLLAPANAVAGLLPGGGLLPTPNPLSQIGAVPLAALGAPTLDPTLAALGLPGANLNSQSLAADQLLKLMSTVDPKLNHVAAGLVSPSLKSDTSSKEIEEAMKRVREAQSLISAAIEPDKKDDKRRHSRSRSRSRRRRTPSSSRHRRSRSRSRRRSHSKSRSRRRSKSPRRRRSHSRERTRRSRSISKSRDKKKEEKEKKRSKTPPKSYSTARRSRSTSRERRRRRSRSGSRSPKKPRSPKRKLSRSPSPKRHKKEKKKDKDKERSRDERERSTSKKKKSKDKEKDRERKSESDKDVKVTRDYDEEEQGYDSEKEKKEEKAADSASPKLKESPAEKGSGDAATRESKVNGDDHHEEDMDMSD, from the exons TGACTCCCCTTTGCCTGTTTCCTCACGTGTGTGTTTTGTAAAGTTCCAAGAACCTGACTCCGCAGTTGTGGCTCAGCATCTGACAAATACTGTATTCGTTGACAGAGCGTTGATAGTCGTACCATATGCAGAAG GAGTTATTCCTGATGAGACTAAGGCTTTGTCTCTCCTGGCACCAGCTAATGCTGTGGCAGGTCTTCTGCCAGGGGGTGGACTGCTGCCTACACCCAACCCACTATCTCAG ATTGGTGCTGTTCCTCTGGCAGCGTTAGGAGCTCCAACTCTGGACCCAACCTTGGCCGCTCTAGGGCTTCCTGGAGCAAACTTAAATTCTCAG TCTCTTGCGGCTGATCAACTTCTAAAGCTTATGAGCACAGTGGATCCAAA GCTTAACCATGTAGCTGCAGGCCTCGTTTCGCCAAGTCTGAAATCAGATACCTCCAGTAAAGAAATAGAAGAAGCCATGAAACGAGTACGAGAAGCACAATCCCTGATTTCTGCTGCTATAGAACCAG ATAAAAAAGATGATAAGAGAAGACATTCAAGATCCAGATCACGttcaaggaggaggagaactcCATCATCTTCTAGACATAG ACGATCAAGAAGCAGATCAAGAAGAAGATCTCATTCAAAGTCAAGAAGCAGGAGACGATCTAAAAGTCCTCGGCGGCGGCGATCTCATTCCAGAGAGCGCACTCGAAGATCTAGGAGTATATCCAAATCTAG agacaaaaagaaagaagagaaagagaaaaaacggTCTAAAACTCCACCAAAGAGTTACAGCACAGCCAGACGATCCAGAAGCACAAGCAG AGAGAGACGGCGCAGAAGAAGCAGGAGTGGATCTAGatcaccaaaaaaacccagatCCCCTAAGAGAAAGCTGTCTAGGTCCCCATCACCAAAAAG AcacaaaaaagagaagaaaaaggatAAAGACAAAGAGAGAAGTAGGGATGAAAGAGAGAGATcaacaagcaagaagaagaaaagcaaagaCAAAGAGAAGGATCGAGAGAGAAAATCAGAGAGTGACAAGGATGTCAAA GTCACAAGAGATTATGATGAAGAGGAACAAGGCTATGATagtgagaaagagaaaaaggaagaaaaggcagCAGACTCTGCTTCTCCCAAACTTAAGGAGTCACCAGCTGAAAAAGGGAGTGGAGATGCTGCAACAAGGGAGTCCAAAGTCAATGGAGATGATCATCATGAAGAGGATATGGATATGAGTGACTGA
- the SRSF11 gene encoding serine/arginine-rich splicing factor 11 isoform X1, whose product MASSSGTDVIQVTNVSPSASSEQMRTLFGFLGKIEELRLFPPDDSPLPVSSRVCFVKFQEPDSAVVAQHLTNTVFVDRALIVVPYAEGVIPDETKALSLLAPANAVAGLLPGGGLLPTPNPLSQIGAVPLAALGAPTLDPTLAALGLPGANLNSQSLAADQLLKLMSTVDPKLNHVAAGLVSPSLKSDTSSKEIEEAMKRVREAQSLISAAIEPDKKDDKRRHSRSRSRSRRRRTPSSSRHRRSRSRSRRRSHSKSRSRRRSKSPRRRRSHSRERTRRSRSISKSRDKKKEEKEKKRSKTPPKSYSTARRSRSTSRERRRRRSRSGSRSPKKPRSPKRKLSRSPSPKRHKKEKKKDKDKERSRDERERSTSKKKKSKDKEKDRERKSESDKDVKQVTRDYDEEEQGYDSEKEKKEEKAADSASPKLKESPAEKGSGDAATRESKVNGDDHHEEDMDMSD is encoded by the exons TGACTCCCCTTTGCCTGTTTCCTCACGTGTGTGTTTTGTAAAGTTCCAAGAACCTGACTCCGCAGTTGTGGCTCAGCATCTGACAAATACTGTATTCGTTGACAGAGCGTTGATAGTCGTACCATATGCAGAAG GAGTTATTCCTGATGAGACTAAGGCTTTGTCTCTCCTGGCACCAGCTAATGCTGTGGCAGGTCTTCTGCCAGGGGGTGGACTGCTGCCTACACCCAACCCACTATCTCAG ATTGGTGCTGTTCCTCTGGCAGCGTTAGGAGCTCCAACTCTGGACCCAACCTTGGCCGCTCTAGGGCTTCCTGGAGCAAACTTAAATTCTCAG TCTCTTGCGGCTGATCAACTTCTAAAGCTTATGAGCACAGTGGATCCAAA GCTTAACCATGTAGCTGCAGGCCTCGTTTCGCCAAGTCTGAAATCAGATACCTCCAGTAAAGAAATAGAAGAAGCCATGAAACGAGTACGAGAAGCACAATCCCTGATTTCTGCTGCTATAGAACCAG ATAAAAAAGATGATAAGAGAAGACATTCAAGATCCAGATCACGttcaaggaggaggagaactcCATCATCTTCTAGACATAG ACGATCAAGAAGCAGATCAAGAAGAAGATCTCATTCAAAGTCAAGAAGCAGGAGACGATCTAAAAGTCCTCGGCGGCGGCGATCTCATTCCAGAGAGCGCACTCGAAGATCTAGGAGTATATCCAAATCTAG agacaaaaagaaagaagagaaagagaaaaaacggTCTAAAACTCCACCAAAGAGTTACAGCACAGCCAGACGATCCAGAAGCACAAGCAG AGAGAGACGGCGCAGAAGAAGCAGGAGTGGATCTAGatcaccaaaaaaacccagatCCCCTAAGAGAAAGCTGTCTAGGTCCCCATCACCAAAAAG AcacaaaaaagagaagaaaaaggatAAAGACAAAGAGAGAAGTAGGGATGAAAGAGAGAGATcaacaagcaagaagaagaaaagcaaagaCAAAGAGAAGGATCGAGAGAGAAAATCAGAGAGTGACAAGGATGTCAAA CAGGTCACAAGAGATTATGATGAAGAGGAACAAGGCTATGATagtgagaaagagaaaaaggaagaaaaggcagCAGACTCTGCTTCTCCCAAACTTAAGGAGTCACCAGCTGAAAAAGGGAGTGGAGATGCTGCAACAAGGGAGTCCAAAGTCAATGGAGATGATCATCATGAAGAGGATATGGATATGAGTGACTGA
- the SRSF11 gene encoding serine/arginine-rich splicing factor 11 isoform X3, whose amino-acid sequence MSTVDPKLNHVAAGLVSPSLKSDTSSKEIEEAMKRVREAQSLISAAIEPDKKDDKRRHSRSRSRSRRRRTPSSSRHRRSRSRSRRRSHSKSRSRRRSKSPRRRRSHSRERTRRSRSISKSRDKKKEEKEKKRSKTPPKSYSTARRSRSTSRERRRRRSRSGSRSPKKPRSPKRKLSRSPSPKRHKKEKKKDKDKERSRDERERSTSKKKKSKDKEKDRERKSESDKDVKQVTRDYDEEEQGYDSEKEKKEEKAADSASPKLKESPAEKGSGDAATRESKVNGDDHHEEDMDMSD is encoded by the exons ATGAGCACAGTGGATCCAAA GCTTAACCATGTAGCTGCAGGCCTCGTTTCGCCAAGTCTGAAATCAGATACCTCCAGTAAAGAAATAGAAGAAGCCATGAAACGAGTACGAGAAGCACAATCCCTGATTTCTGCTGCTATAGAACCAG ATAAAAAAGATGATAAGAGAAGACATTCAAGATCCAGATCACGttcaaggaggaggagaactcCATCATCTTCTAGACATAG ACGATCAAGAAGCAGATCAAGAAGAAGATCTCATTCAAAGTCAAGAAGCAGGAGACGATCTAAAAGTCCTCGGCGGCGGCGATCTCATTCCAGAGAGCGCACTCGAAGATCTAGGAGTATATCCAAATCTAG agacaaaaagaaagaagagaaagagaaaaaacggTCTAAAACTCCACCAAAGAGTTACAGCACAGCCAGACGATCCAGAAGCACAAGCAG AGAGAGACGGCGCAGAAGAAGCAGGAGTGGATCTAGatcaccaaaaaaacccagatCCCCTAAGAGAAAGCTGTCTAGGTCCCCATCACCAAAAAG AcacaaaaaagagaagaaaaaggatAAAGACAAAGAGAGAAGTAGGGATGAAAGAGAGAGATcaacaagcaagaagaagaaaagcaaagaCAAAGAGAAGGATCGAGAGAGAAAATCAGAGAGTGACAAGGATGTCAAA CAGGTCACAAGAGATTATGATGAAGAGGAACAAGGCTATGATagtgagaaagagaaaaaggaagaaaaggcagCAGACTCTGCTTCTCCCAAACTTAAGGAGTCACCAGCTGAAAAAGGGAGTGGAGATGCTGCAACAAGGGAGTCCAAAGTCAATGGAGATGATCATCATGAAGAGGATATGGATATGAGTGACTGA